From Primulina tabacum isolate GXHZ01 chromosome 2, ASM2559414v2, whole genome shotgun sequence, one genomic window encodes:
- the LOC142537569 gene encoding uncharacterized protein LOC142537569: MPNYAKFIKDVMSKKRKLQEFETVKLTEECSAILQRKLPQKLKDPGSFTIPCVIGGSRVNRALCDLGASINLMPFSIYKTLELGEVKPSTITLQLADRSLTYPRGIVEDVLVKVDKFIFPADFVILDMEEDQETPLIYGKPFLATGKAFIDVHKGELTLRVGGEEVVFNIYNTIKGPNEVG, from the exons ATGCCCAATTATGCTAAGTTCATCAAGGATGTGATGTCCAAGAAGAGgaaacttcaagaatttgaaACCGTGAAGCTAACCGAAGAGTGTAGTGCCATACTCCAAAGAAAACTACCACAGAAActcaaagatccagggagtttcacTATTCCTTGTGTTATTGGTGGTTCTAGAGTAAATAGAGCTTTATGTGATTTGGGTGCTAGTATAAATTTAATGCCTTTTTCTATTTACAAGACTTTGGAGCTTGGCGAGGTGAAACCTAGCACTATTACTTTGCAGCTGGCGGACAGATCACTTACCTATCCACGAGGGATAGTAGAGGATGTGCTGGTAAAGGTagacaaattcatatttcctgcTGATTTTGTCATCTTAGATATGGAAGAAGACCAGGAGACTCCGCTTATCTATGGAAAGCCATTTTTGGCCACCGGGAAAGCTTTTATTGATGTGCACAAGGGCGAGCTCACATTGAGAGTAGGTGGAGAAGAAGTCGTGTTCAACATCTACAACACCATCAAAGGACcaaatgag GTAGGATGA